In Anthocerotibacter panamensis C109, the sequence ACCACGCCTTGGACTGGGGCGGTGACGACTCCCGAACTCGTGGCTGGAGCCTCAATGGTGGAAGAAAACTGGGAGCGGTTGAGCAACGGACGGCGGTCTACTTGGACGGTATGGATGCCAGCCTGTTGCTCCATCTCGGCGGTCAGCGTGACGACCCCCGGTGCGGACTTGGGGGCGGCGGTGGCAGTTTCAGCCTGCTGGGGCTGGGAACATCCTCCCAACAGCAGCAGCGCGATCCAGAGGAGCGGGCTCGAGCGGCTTGTGCTAGGTGCGTGTACCTTTATCTGATTCCAGTCACTCTTCACGTTCCCGGTCCATCCTCTGCGTCCCTATCCCGATTAAACCCCAGACTTGTGAAATAACGATGAAAATTTGAAGGGCCTCTTGGTGTATCTTCGAAGGGTGATGTGGGGGCTATGACGATAGCGCTCTGGGTACGGTGGCTGGTCCTGCTCGTGGGCTTTTCCTGGGTTCCGGGCTATGTTCAAGCGGAGTCTGAGGCCATGCGGGTGCTGGTCCTCGCCAACCGCAACAGCCCGGTTTCCCTGCGCCTCGCCCGGTACTACCAGCAGCAGCGGGCCATTCCTGACAGTAATTTTTTAACTCTAGACCTACCGGACAGCAGCCAGCAACCAGCCAACGAAACTATTTCCTACGCCACCTACCTCCAGCAAGTCGAGCAACCGCTGCGGGCTTTCCTGCGCCAACCTAAGCCGCAAGCGCGTATCCGCTATTTGCTCCTCACCAAGGGCGTCCCTCTGCGGGTCTTGGCGGTGCCCCATCGCCTGAGTTCCGGGAAGCCCTTCACCCAGACCCAAGCCCTGGATGCGACCCTCGCTGCGCTCGACTACCGCGCCTTACCCATCGAACTCAAAGAAGGAGCCAAGATCCTGGGTCTGGTGACCCCCAATCTCTACTGGCGGCAAAATTTTCCCTTTAGCCACGCCCTGACCGGGGGCTATCTGGTGACCCGTCTGGACGGCTATACCGAAGCGGACGCCCGAGCCTTGGTCGAACGAGCGCTCACCCCCCGCCCTGGACTAGCAGGGGTCGTCCTCCTCGATCCGGGACGCCGGGATGTCGGAAATCGTCGCCCCCAGCCGGTCAATATTTTTGACCCCAAGACCTGCACGATCCGAGTCCTCCCTAGATGTTCGTTGGCGTTGCGCGCGGTGGATGACGGGGATTTTAATGAGGATCTAAAACTGGCGGCGCGGGGGGTCTCCCAGCGTTTTCCACAGCTCCAAGGTATCCTTGCTCCTCCTAACAATTTCCTGACGGGGAAAGACCTGTTGGGCTATGTCTCCTGGGGGAGTAACGATGAGGTCTTCAAGCCGAGCTACTACCAGGATTTGCAGTTTCTACCTGGAGCGGTGGCGGATACGGCAGTCTCTACCAGTGCCCGGACTTTTTTACCCACACAGGGCGGGCAATCCTTAGTGGCAGACTTGATTGCAGGAGTCCATGGGGTGACCGGGGTCCAAGGCTATAGCGATGAACCCTATTTGGCTGCGGTGGGTTCGCCCTCGGTGCTCTTGGCGAATTATTTCGCGGGGGCTAATCTGGCGGAGGCTTTTTATCGAGCGAATCGCTTTGTGGGGTGGCGGGGGATTGTATTGGGCGACCCTTTGGCGACTGTGGTATTCCCTGGGACGCTCATCCGCTAGGGCAAAGCGCGATTTGGCCCCCAACCTAGCCTTCGGCACGCTAGCGCTATGGGGCGGGGGGGCGTTTCCTACTATTGCTCCTCCGTATAATCTCTCATGGGTTTCTAGAGTGCTGAACCTCTACGCTTCCATCTGAAACCCAATTCCCGTAGTTTCCTAAGTCTACTTTTCACCCTAAAGCCGCCAATTTTTAGGAGTAATTATGTCCATCTACGAATCACGTAAGCCAAAATCTTCCTCTGAACATAGCTTCCAGCCGCGCAAGACTGCTACGTTTAAGCCGCCTGTAGTTCAGACGCAGCCCGTGGAAGCTGAGCCACCCATGCCCACCTACACTCCGCTACCCGATGATTTCCTCACCAATCACCCTTTGAAGCAAGTGCCCGGTGAGCCCGCATCCGGTCAGCGTAGACTATCCCCCATCCGAATTCCATCTGTCAGTGCGGAAGTCCAGCGTCAGGAATTAGTTCAACTGAACCCGCTCAAGGGCGCAGCCAAGGCAGATGAAGCCCTGGAGCTAGCCCAGAAAGAACTATCCCATCTCAACCAGGAAATGGCGCTGGAGATGGCACAGGCAGCGGCGGATCTCGCTGGTATAGTGGACCCAACGCCCATCTCTGATAGCATTAGTGCAGCGATTAGTCTTGCTAAGGGGGATTACTTGGGAGCGGGATTGTCACTTGTTTCGATAGTACCTTTCATTGGTGATGCGCTCGGCAAGCCTCTTAAAGCGGCATCCAATGTGAAAAAGATTGAGCATTTAAAGCAGAGAATTGAGGAACTAACTACAGTGATTCAGCAGTTTAATCCAAGCGCTAGTGAACATGCCTTAAAAAAAGTAAAGCAAGTTTCAGCAGAGCTTCAGAAAGTCTTGCAAAAAATCGGAGATCAACTTATTAGTATGGTCCCTCAACATAAGATAGCTAACTCTTTAAAGGGATTTTCTAGTCAAAGTTTTAATATTGGATCTCAAAAGTTTGTACTCACGAAAGAAAAAATAGAGCATATTTTGGAACGACATCATCCTGAATTTCGGAGGACAAAATCCAAAGATATTCAAACTTTCTTTGATCGAGAAATGACTGTAGATGAAATTCTTGAGGCTATAGGGATCATCCTCAGTCAGAATAGAGATAAGTTGCTTCATAGTGGCGAAAATTTTGTTGGTCAAATTGATGGATTTTATCGTAACTCTAGATATGTACTCGGTCTCAATAAAGGGAAAATTGGTCAATTTTTTCCACAGAATCGGAGGATATTTTAGCAATGCTTAAAGTTAGCTCTTACTTAAAAGTTAATGAGGAGTTTATTCTTGCTTCACAATTTACTAATCAGGTTTCAGATCCTGATTACATTGAGGGCGCAATTGAGATCGAGTTTTGTGAAGAAATTCTCCTTGGTCTTAGGACATGGGACTATATAGATCAACTATGGAGCTATTTTGTAAATGGTCTTGTAGAAGTGGCAGAGGGTAAAGAGTTTAAAACTTTTCTGCCAGATCAACCCGTCCAAATAACATTTAAGCCAGATATAGCGAGCAGGCGAGTAACTGTTGAAGAGCAGTCTACTGAATATCACAATATATCTATAAATTATGTGGAATTTATGGGCACGATGATTACAGAAGGCAAAGCATTTTTCAGTAAAATGTCAGAACTTCTTCCTGAAGAACAGTTTTACAAAGATGAGTATACTAGGCTCCTCGCTCTCGAACAAAAATTTACCCATTTACTATAAGTTTGGGCAGGTAACTTGATAACAGTGCGCGTTCAACCGATTCCCAGTCCCATAGCCTCAACCAATCCTTGCAAGCCCGAGCGTTTACCCTGAAGGGGTGACACCAGAAGACAGAGCAGGAGCGGGTGCTAGAGCTATTCCATAAGAAAAGGTAGGCTAGCTTATGACCCGCCTACCCCCATAAAAAATGTTCTCTTCAGCATACCAAGCGCTCCTGCGCGCTCCCCATTTTCTTCTGTTGTCCCTGTTGGTCAACCGCCGCAAGGCGAAGTATCATCGCCAAGGCTTAGCAGCCAGAATGCTTATGCAGCAGGTATCCTAGCTCCGGTGTCACCCCTTCAGGTTATTTACAGGCATGTATGTGTCAAGAAATTAGTTATGTACATTGGCTAGAGAGAATCCTATTTGCGGGTTGTCAAGGGGGGAGTCTGTCTTGCTGTGTAAACTTTTATTGCAGCTTTCAACATTTGTGCTTAGCGGGCGGATTGCGATCTGCTCAATCTGGCAGTTTACAGGTGTTTGGATGTTGCTGATCGGATTGTGAACATGGAGGATGGACGGCTCGTTAACGTGGGTTCGACCTCAAGGGGTGACGCTGGTATAACAAGCCTGACGGGTTGATAAAATGTCCCCAACCCCCATACGTCGAGCAAGAAGAAGGGATTCCTGACGCAAGATAGGTAAGATTCGGCGCTTATAGACCGGGCGCGATACTAGGGCCTGTTGCTGCTCTGCTGTTACCATAACAGAGCCCAAACTTCGCTGGGCCAATCTCATGGGTGCATTGCGTCCCTGTCTCCTCTACACTCCTGGTCAGGTCCCCTACCCTCTAGCCTGGGAGTGGCAACGGCACGTTCAACAGCAAAAAATTCAGGACCCGGAGCACCCCGATGTCCTTTTTTTGTTGGAACACCCCCCCGTCTATACCTTGGGTCAGGGCTCCAGCATGGACTTTGTCCGTTTCGCCTCGGGGGCGCACGAACTGCATCGCACCGAACGGGGGGGCGAGGTGACCTACCATGGACCCGGTCAAATCGTGGGCTATCCCATCCTGGACCTGCGCCACTACCGCCAGGATTTGCACTGGTACCTACGCCAATTAGAGGAAGTGGTGATTCAGACGCTCGCTGCGTTGGGAATCAGCGGGGAGCGCATCGCAGGGCTAACCGGCGTATGGGTAGAGGGGGCCAAAGTTGCCGCCATCGGGATCAAAGTTTCACGTTGGGTCACCCTGCATGGCTTCGCCTTCAATGTCACCACTGACCTCGCGCCCTTCGCAGCTATCGTTCCTTGCGGACTGACGAAACCCGTAACCAGCCTCGCCCAACTATGTCCAGGGGCGACCCTAGAAGCGGTACAACCCTTAATTGCTGGAATGTTCTGTAAAGTCTTTGGCGTGAAGCTGATTGCAAAAAAGCTGGACTACCCAATTCTTGGACCTCCAGCTTAAAAATGTGCAACTAGATACAGTTATTCACCATGTCTCGCCATGAAACCCATACAGAGCAAGAGCTTTCAAAAAGACTGTACTGGCGCACTATCTCAGGTTGCAGAAAATAACTGGTGGTGTGCAACGGATAAATAAAGGTATAATAAGCTACTGAAAACTAGAATTGTAGTGCCCAGTTGCCAAATTCGTATCAAGCTGTTAACATGTGTGCAGGATGGATGGTTTGTCAACGATTTCTAAAGTCAAAGTTTCGCAGAGTCAGGCGAGTTGTGAAAAGCTCCGCTCCATCCCACGTCCCACTTTGGAGAATTTATGGCCTATCGGAAGAGAGAGGTTGCCACACGCGCGGCAGCTAGTTGTTCTTTACCTCAGTTGATTGCCCGCAACGCACCCTTGGAATCTGGAAGTTTACTAGTTTTGATGTACGAGCGTGCTCAAGCCCAAATGAATCCTGGGGATAAGCAGGGAGTGGGTAGCTGGATCAAAGAGTCGCTAGATAAGCATGGTCTGCCCAGTCTTATTCGCTTTGGTCGTCGTGACCGGGCTACAGTCTTGCGCCGCGATGAATTTATTCAATGGTTTGAGCCTCTGCTCACCAAACAAGAAGCTTAAACTTCGCTTAGCTACATGCTCCTGATATAGGGCGGTCTAGATACCTAGTGGGACTCAATACTGGCTTCTACTTTCGCTTTGGGCTGCCCTCTTCAGGGATGAACAAGACCACCTGCGCGAATTCCATATCGTCGTAGTCGACACTGTCTTCTTCTTGAATGAAACCGCCTAGAAGTTCGCTGAGTAAGCTGCGGCTTTGCTGGGAACTAGTTGTTGCTAG encodes:
- the lipB gene encoding lipoyl(octanoyl) transferase LipB, which gives rise to MGALRPCLLYTPGQVPYPLAWEWQRHVQQQKIQDPEHPDVLFLLEHPPVYTLGQGSSMDFVRFASGAHELHRTERGGEVTYHGPGQIVGYPILDLRHYRQDLHWYLRQLEEVVIQTLAALGISGERIAGLTGVWVEGAKVAAIGIKVSRWVTLHGFAFNVTTDLAPFAAIVPCGLTKPVTSLAQLCPGATLEAVQPLIAGMFCKVFGVKLIAKKLDYPILGPPA
- a CDS encoding TIGR03790 family protein is translated as MTIALWVRWLVLLVGFSWVPGYVQAESEAMRVLVLANRNSPVSLRLARYYQQQRAIPDSNFLTLDLPDSSQQPANETISYATYLQQVEQPLRAFLRQPKPQARIRYLLLTKGVPLRVLAVPHRLSSGKPFTQTQALDATLAALDYRALPIELKEGAKILGLVTPNLYWRQNFPFSHALTGGYLVTRLDGYTEADARALVERALTPRPGLAGVVLLDPGRRDVGNRRPQPVNIFDPKTCTIRVLPRCSLALRAVDDGDFNEDLKLAARGVSQRFPQLQGILAPPNNFLTGKDLLGYVSWGSNDEVFKPSYYQDLQFLPGAVADTAVSTSARTFLPTQGGQSLVADLIAGVHGVTGVQGYSDEPYLAAVGSPSVLLANYFAGANLAEAFYRANRFVGWRGIVLGDPLATVVFPGTLIR